In the genome of Streptomyces sp. Q6, the window AAGAGAGCGGCGGGCGGTGCTCCGCGGCCTTGTGGTCTCGAGCGGCAGCAGCCTCGGTCGAGCGGACCCGGTCGATGGCGCGGCGGTGAGCCAAGGTGAGAATCCAGTTGCGGACGGTACCGCGCTCGGGCCGGTAGCCGGGGGCTGTGCGCCACACCTCGACATAGACCTCCTGAGCCACTTCTTCGGACTGCGCGTGATCACGCAGCACCTTCTGCACAATCCCGAACACGGACCCGGCCACAGCGTCGTACAGTGCGGCGAACGCGTCCTGATCGCCTTGCGCCACTTTCGCCATGAGTTGCTGCAGGTCTGGCTTGCGCTCCGGGTTTGGTCCGATGGGGATGGCTTGCGTCATGTACGGCCTTCCGGCTGCCGGTGTTCGGCGGCTGGTTGCGGGGAGCCTGGTGCCCCGCCGACGCCCCCCTCGGCGGCGGCGGGTTGCGCCTACCTGCGCTCGTACGCTGATCTAATCGACACTGACCACCACCGAGTGCCAGCCGGATGCCCCGTCCGGGATCGTCTGCGTGCGCTTCTGCGTCTGCGTCTCACCTGTACGGTCCGTCGCCCGGATGGTCAGTGTGTGGCCGCCCTTGGTGGCTTGCCACGGATAGGACCACTGGCGCCAGGTGTCTCGCGTGTCCTCGTCGGCGAGTCGGGCTTGCTCCCACGGACCGTCGTCTACGCGTACCTCGACCTTGTCGATGCCGCGGTGCTGTGCCCAGGCGACACCGGCCACCATCACGGTGCCGGCCTTCGGCCGGGCGAAAGGCTTGGGGGTGTCGATGCGTGACTGCGTCTTGATCGGCGCGCGTTGGGCCCAGTCCCGCTTCACCCAGTACGAGTCGTAGGCGTCGAACGTGGTCAGCTCGATGTCCTCGATCCACTTGCAGGCCGACACGTAACCGTAGAGACCGGGCACCAGCATGCGCACAGGGAAACCGTGCTCGAAGGGCAGCGGTTGTCCGTTCATGCCGACGGCGAGCATCGCGTCGCGGCCGTCCATCACGTCCTCGACCGGGCTGCCGATGGTCATCCCGTCCACCGAACGCGCCACCAGCTGATCAGCCGATCCACCCTTCGACGGGGGCTTCGCACCGCACTCGCGCAGCAGGTCTGCGAGACGGACACCGATCCAGCGGGCGTTGCCCACGTACGGACCGCCGACCTCGTTGGAGACACAGGTCAGGGTGATGTTCCGTTCGATGAGCGGCATCTTCAGCAAGTCGTCGAAGGACAGGACCCGTTCACGGGAGAGGCCCTGTCCATGGATGCGCAGCCTCCATGTGGTGGCATCGACCTTGGGTACGACGAGCGCGGTGTCGACACGGTAGAAGTCGTCCGTGGGCGTCATGAACGGACTGATTCCGTCGATCCGCAACGCGGCGCGCTTCGGTACGGGGGTCGCCGCCGAAGCTGCCGGGGGAAGCACGACGCCTTTGCGGGAGGCGA includes:
- a CDS encoding sulfite oxidase, with the translated sequence MDDDDFPRPLHGIRRLALGALSGLLAGYAAIAVAELVSVAVRPESGPVIAVGGAAIDRTPPAVKDWAIRQFGTNDKLVLQLGILAVLSVLALVVGMLATRWRLTGSLCVLAFGVVGALAATARADSTSVSDAFPSLAGSVVGACLLYALIGRLGRRTRSAPGHHPSRDEVDSIGTDDGAAATHHEGATGGDGWDRRGFILAATAAAAASTGAGLAGRALNDSQGQNAVASRKGVVLPPAASAATPVPKRAALRIDGISPFMTPTDDFYRVDTALVVPKVDATTWRLRIHGQGLSRERVLSFDDLLKMPLIERNITLTCVSNEVGGPYVGNARWIGVRLADLLRECGAKPPSKGGSADQLVARSVDGMTIGSPVEDVMDGRDAMLAVGMNGQPLPFEHGFPVRMLVPGLYGYVSACKWIEDIELTTFDAYDSYWVKRDWAQRAPIKTQSRIDTPKPFARPKAGTVMVAGVAWAQHRGIDKVEVRVDDGPWEQARLADEDTRDTWRQWSYPWQATKGGHTLTIRATDRTGETQTQKRTQTIPDGASGWHSVVVSVD